A stretch of the Gossypium hirsutum isolate 1008001.06 chromosome D07, Gossypium_hirsutum_v2.1, whole genome shotgun sequence genome encodes the following:
- the LOC107932199 gene encoding nuclear transcription factor Y subunit A-5, whose product MASRVRILPKENLLISCPPWWNSNEQQFVEIVPQNVSLKKAENHSQLYHNAKRFDLQLLDHEPTLAEAGVTGVNNSQCNSSESGQVESCRKDIEGQTKPVYLLNNPNTLLSPSHPNYNHSMACAQYPYTDAYFTGLFTPYGQQTIMTGTAPTRIPLPLDLAEDEPIYVNPKQYHGILRRRRHRAKLETRNKLVKSRKPYLHESRHFHAMNRIRGSGGRFLSKKKPQRSDPTSIYISDIGCLDQKDNNRSELESRCSHTAEYGGSCTSCSHISSITNNGGDISRRAVSSCNGIQNCASLVR is encoded by the exons ATGGCTAGTCGGGTTCGAATCTTGCCGAAGGAAAATTTACTTATTAGTTGCCCACCGTGGTGGAATTCAAATGAACAGCAATTTGTTGAGATTGTACCACAGAATGTGAGCTTGAAGAAAGCAGAAAATCACTCTCAACTATATCATAATGCAAAGCGTTTCGATCTTCAACTACTAGACCACGAACCAACATTAGCTGAAGCAGGTGTCACGGGAGTGAATAATTCGCAATGCAATTCATCGGAATCTG GTCAGGTTGAAAGTTGCAGGAAAGACATCGAAGGTCAAACGAAGCCGGTTTACCTGCTTAACAATCCAAACACATTGTTAAGCCCTTCTCACCCAAACTATAACCATTCAATG GCTTGTGCTCAATATCCTTATACTGATGCTTACTTTACCGGGCTATTTACTCCGTACGGGCAACAGACTATT ATGACCGGAACTGCACCGACTCGAATTCCGCTGCCTCTTGATCTTGCAGAAGATGAGCCCATTTACGTCAATCCAAAACAATATCATGGGATTCTCAGGAGGAGGCGACATCGTGCAAAGCTCGAGACGCGAAACAAGCTCGTTAAATCTCGAAAG CCATACCTTCACGAATCTCGCCATTTTCATGCAATGAATCGAATTCGGGGATCTGGCGGACGTTTTCTTAGCAAAAAGAAACCCCAACGGTCCGATCCAACCTCCATTTACATCTCGGATATCGGTTGCTTAGACCAAAAGGATAATAATAGATCGGAACTTGAGAGCCGTTGCTCGCATACGGCAGAATACGGTGGTTCATGTACGAGCTGCTCTCACATTTCAAGTATCACCAACAATGGTGGTGACATATCTCGCCGTGCGGTCAGTTCGTGCAATGGAATACAAAACTGTGCTTCGCTTGTCCGGTGA
- the LOC107932231 gene encoding vacuolar protein sorting-associated protein 2 homolog 1, with amino-acid sequence MSFLFGKRKTPAELLRENKRMLDKSIREIERERQGLQNQEKKLIAEIKKTAKQGQMGAVKVMAKDLIRTRHQIEKFYKLKSQLQGVSLRIQTLKSTQAMGEAMKGVTKAMGRMNRQMNLPSLQKIMQEFEMQNEKMEMVSEVMGDAIDDALEGDEEEEETEELVSQVLDEIGIDINQELVNAPSAAVSAPAAKGKVAQAEATGNDDGGIDSDLQARLDNLRRM; translated from the exons ATGAGTTTCCTCTTTGGGAAGAGAAAAACTCCCGCAG AGCTTCTGCGGGAGAATAAGAGGATGCTGGACAAATCTATTAGAGAGATAGAGAGGGAGAGGCAAGGTCTTCAGAACCAAGAGAAGAAACTGATTGCAGAGATAAAGAAAACTGCAAAGCAAGGGCAGatg GGAGCTGTAAAGGTGATGGCGAAAGACCTTATCCGAACTCGACATCAAATTGAAAAGTTCTATAAGCTGAAATCACAGCTCCAAGGCGTATCTCTTCGAATTCAA ACATTGAAATCAACACAAGCAATGGGAGAAGCAATGAAAGGCGTGACAAAGGCAATGGGCCGGATGAACAGGCAGATGAACTTGCCGTCGTTGCAGAAAATTATGCAAGAATTCGAGATGCAGAACGAGAAGATGGAGATGGTTAGTGAGGTAATGGGTGACGCTATTGATGATGCTCTGGAAGGTgatgaagaagaggaagaaacagAAGAACTTGTGAGCCAAGTTCTCGATGAAATCGGAATCGATATCAATCAAGAG CTTGTCAATGCACCATCAGCTGCTGTTTCTGCACCAGCTGCAAAGGGTAAGGTTGCACAGGCAGAAGCAACCGGGAATGACGACGGTGGGATAGATAGTGACTTACAAGCAAGGCTAGACAATTTGAGAAGGATGTAG
- the LOC107932232 gene encoding RING-H2 finger protein ATL52, whose translation MGDLNTEGPSSSSLPLSSRSNLPMLYYGLVVVGTAAVVLAVYNLIVIRWCTQRPDYSRQRQTRLAEMAAGRSYESQSRIILSSSFKYKKGSIDTGSEEAGEHECAVCLSVFEDGDEVRQLPRCKHSFHAPCIDMWLYSHFDCPLCRTLVDPEPSLIRRRQTEEAPPQNPREDILGVPDLV comes from the coding sequence ATGGGAGACTTAAACACTGAAggcccttcttcttcttctcttccccttTCTTCAAGGTCTAATTTGCCTATGCTTTACTATGGTCTCGTTGTAGTCGGAACAGCTGCCGTTGTATTGGCTGTATACAACCTTATCGTCATCCGGTGGTGTACACAGCGCCCTGATTATTCTAGGCAAAGACAAACCCGACTTGCCGAAATGGCTGCTGGGCGGAGTTACGAGAGCCAGAGTAGGATCATATTGTCGTCGAGCTTCAAGTACAAGAAGGGAAGCATCGACACGGGGTCTGAAGAAGCCGGAGAACATGAATGCGCAGTTTGTTTATCGGTTTTCGAAGATGGAGATGAAGTGAGGCAACTTCCAAGGTGCAAGCATTCTTTCCATGCTCCTTGTATAGATATGTGGCTCTATTCTCATTTCGATTGTCCACTATGCCGTACCTTAGTGGATCCCGAGCCTTCTCTGATTCGTCGGAGACAAACAGAGGAAGCTCCACCGCAGAATCCCAGAGAAGATATTCTAGGCGTCCCAGATTTAGTTTGA
- the LOC107932230 gene encoding uncharacterized protein, producing the protein MASTSAVSMALPLSPTTQTKVSIPNPFLNPLPLKHSSMAATPTTRPNATKLEVKASSSSSSSSNKEKAVTMLTAAAMTTSMMVPEIAQAADGVTPSLKNFLLSIAAGGVVLVAIIGAVIGVSNFDPVKRS; encoded by the coding sequence ATGGCTTCCACTTCAGCTGTTTCAATGGCACTGCCACTATCACCCACCACCCAGACCAAAGTCTCCATCCCCAACCCTTTCCTCAACCCACTTccactcaagcattcatcaatggctgCCACCCCAACTACAAGACCCAATGCAACAAAACTTGAAGTCaaggcttcttcttcttcttcttcttcttcaaacaaGGAGAAGGCAGTGACTATGTTGACAGCAGCTGCAATGACAACATCAATGATGGTCCCTGAAATAGCTCAAGCAGCTGATGGGGTTACCCCTTCTCTCAAGAACTTCTTGCTTAGCATTGCTGCTGGCGGTGTTGTGCTTGTCGCCATTATTGGAGCTGTCATTGGTGTCTCTAACTTTGACCCTGTTAAGCGAAGCTGA
- the LOC107932211 gene encoding uncharacterized protein, with amino-acid sequence MASYDFSNDVLFEIFSRADLKTMKKCRVLSKECKDLTYESTFMRLHSQRISTMVGYLLQCSKNFGYSWRHRLSSNFVSIANSGLEPKLTPKFLSFLPEPVQIVATVNEGLVLCSTRLHGENRFYICKPSTQQWEFIPAPNPRFYRSKISMLVLGSNPLRFKIVGLSDSIDDKHSESDSESDLDSEYSDKEVNHRVVSDENLWHCEIFDSKSWEWKQSEDLKLTYRDFFRKRQGVSACGGLHWLIFNREQDKDIVLSFDGNKEEWTMASLPNSLRRKEYWDQIALVSCEGNLGLVNIDFKTKMVDVWVLNYEHIWIRKHTMNLIKERYLTRFHSFYGADTLVMKDMWSVYFYNSKTQKFDRVTADNQDIDAAYFIQTDFESVQLKPE; translated from the coding sequence ATGGCGTCTTATGATTTTAGCAACGatgttttatttgaaattttctcaaggGCTGATTTGAAAACAATGAAAAAGTGTAGGGTTCTTTCGAAAGAATGCAAGGATCTCACTTACGAATCTACCTTTATGCGGCTACATTCTCAAAGGATATCAACAATGGTGGGATATTTACTTCAATGTTCGAAAAACTTTGGATACAGTTGGAGACATCGATTGAGTTCCAACTTTGTGTCAATAGCCAATTCAGGGCTCGAGCCAAAACTAACTCCGAAATTTCTTAGTTTTTTACCCGAACCTGTTCAGATTGTAGCGACGGTCAATGAAGGTTTGGTTTTATGTAGCACGAGACTACATGGAGAAAACCGGTTTTATATTTGTAAACCAAGTACTCAACAGTGGGAATTCATTCCGGCTCCAAATCCTCGATTTTATAGGTCAAAGATAAGCATGTTGGTGCTCGGATCGAACCCTTTACGGTTCAAAATCGTCGGACTCTCCGACAGCATAGATGATAAACACTCTGAATCAGACTCCGAATCGGACCTCGATTCGGAGTATTCCGACAAAGAAGTTAATCACCGTGTAGTTTCCGATGAAAACTTATGGCACTGCGAGATATTCGATTCCAAGAGTTGGGAATGGAAACAATCAGAGGATTTAAAGTTGACATACCGCGACTTTTTCCGGAAAAGGCAAGGCGTTTCTGCGTGCGGCGGCCTCCATTGGCTTATTTTCAACAGAGAACAAGACAAGGACATTGTATTATCTTTCGACGGTAACAAAGAGGAATGGACAATGGCTTCGTTGCCGAACTCACTTCGTCGAAAAGAATATTGGGATCAGATAGCACTTGTGTCGTGCGAAGGGAACCTCGGGTTGGTCAACATTGATTTTAAAACTAAGATGGTGGATGTTTGGGTTTTAAACTACGAACACATATGGATTAGAAAACACACCATGAATTTGATCAAAGAGCGTTATCTTACTCGTTTTCATTCGTTTTACGGTGCTGACACTCTGGTTATGAAGGATATGTGGAGTGTGTATTTTTATAATTCCAAGACTCAAAAATTCGATCGGGTTACAGCTGATAATCAAGATATAGATGCCGCATATTTTATTCAAACGGATTTTGAGTCCGTTCAGCTGAAGCCCGagtaa